One stretch of Miscanthus floridulus cultivar M001 chromosome 18, ASM1932011v1, whole genome shotgun sequence DNA includes these proteins:
- the LOC136524039 gene encoding uncharacterized protein: MAQKSLYEYSIPTIANVPVRPVVNTSNNNFELRTGLITMVQANPFCGLLSEDANAHLQHFLELCDTIIIKDITLENIRLCLFPFSLVGKAKQWFYKDKEAVNTWAKCSMAFLAKFFPMGKTIALKGRIQISSRIPWNLFRRDHIDATATGAFLSLTINGAMTLIKKMVSNQWWGDERLRDEQQKGIHTMKEMDMLVAKIDLLIKRLNERAQKKEAIYGTVKAMDLHMTCEVYGESGHSWNNCPETHEDDAYINRSVVGTSPIVFALKK; this comes from the exons ATGGCCCAAAAGTCGCTCTATGAGTACTCCATCCCTACTATTGCCAATGTGCCCGTTAGGCCTGTTGTCAACACCAGCAACAACAACTTTGAActcaggactgggctgatcacgatggtgcaggcaaacccTTTTTGTGGTTTGCTTAGCGAGGATGCGAACGCACATCTTCAACACTTCCTCGAGCTGTGCGATACTATCATCATAAAGGATATCACACTAGAGAACATTAGGCTCTGTCTATTTCCCTTCTCCCTtgtggggaaggcaaagcagtgGTTCTATAAGGACAAGGAAGCTGTCAACACGTGGGCTAAATGCTCCATGGCGTTCCTTGCGAAattcttccccatgggcaaaaccatcGCCCTAAAGGGAAGAATTCAAATTTCTAGTAGAATTCCATGGAATCTATTCCGAAG GGATCACATCGATGCCACTGCTACAGGAGCCTTCCTCTCACTCACCATCAATGGAGCTATGACTCTCATTAAGAAAATGGTGTCCAATCAATGGTGGGGTGATGAGAGGCTCCGAGATGAGCAACaaaaaggcattcataccatgaaGGAGATGGATATGCTTGTCGCAAAAATAGACCTTCTAATAAAAAGGCTTAATGAGCGTGCCCAGAAGAAGGAGGCAATATATGGCACCGTCAAGGCCATGGACTTGCATATGACATGCGAAGTCTATGGTGAAAGTGGACATTCATGGAACAATTGCCCTGAGACCCATGAGGACGACGCCTACATCAACAGAAGTGTTGTGGGGACTTCCCCCatagtttttgccttaaaaaAATAG